Part of the Melitaea cinxia chromosome 6, ilMelCinx1.1, whole genome shotgun sequence genome is shown below.
TCGAGCGAGCGCTGCGTGGCGcgcagcgcgcgcgcgccgccgccgcgccgctcCCACGCGCCCGCGCCCAGCCCCTGCAGCGCCTGCCCCGCGCCCGTGGCGCTCAGCGGCAGCGCCACGTGGTAGCCGGAGATGCAGTCGTCTGCGGGCGCACGCGTACGGCTGGCCGTTACTACTTTAGAACGTTTGacgaaaacgttttttttttttttttttacaagtcatatacatccacgggcttataaacccatgtccttttttattctaaatacatgcaattttttttttttttttttttttttcctatttcaaggtaggcgttaccttgaaatagaaaaaaaccgACGAAAACGTTACGAACGGTGTGCTCGAACGAGCAGGAGCGAGTGAGAGAGGTGCGAgcgcacattttctttctctcgtagtattttttgtatatttaagacACGGTGCAGGCGTTTTGTGCAGAAATTTTACCTCAGTCGtgaggtctaaagcacactcgtcttttttaatattagtggaCTAGTAATAAACGATTGAGTGATTATGAATTAAAAGACCGATTAgctgtggctacggcaataaagaatatagcctaaattgcgactaagggataacacagttccactaccaccttggagttataaagccgaccgatgacgggataactaTCAAACTTGACTTTAAAAacaggctttgaaatacgcaggttgaagacgggcagcagcgtcttcgatgcgactaagccagccctatgatcaccaacccgcctgcccagcgtaatgactatgagcaacacatatgagttcacgccatttttggcgtgaacttgtggaggcctatgtccagcagtggaatgcaataggctgaagtgatggtgatgataatgatttttaatcaaCTGTAATTATTGTGCCTTGAATAACCACAATACAGTCTCAAATCCCAAAAGATAATACATAATGTTTATcccaattgtaaaaaaaataccctGTACACATCTTCACTTTTATAGTATGACAagcacaacattttttttttcgaatttgtcAACTCTATCAAATGTCgacttaaagaaaaaattagacTACACTTAATTGCATCTTAACAAAACATTACAATTTATGaacattaagtaaaaaaatattccttaCCTTCTGAATCGGTAATAACTGACGTAATTTCATCGTCGCTTTCCAGAAAATACCGCGTAAAGAATTTACTACATTTGGAATTGCCCGAATGTACTAAATAAGGATCTTGAGGACTAACTGGACAATCTGACAATGTTTTCGAAGTGTTATCATGCACTGATACTGTTTTAAGGGAGCCGTCGTCTAACATCTCCATAACTCTGTATTCCGATTCACTATTTCTATCAGATTCGAGTGACGAAAGTCCTGGATTCTTAAGATCTAAACTAGTCGTCGGCGATGGCGGTCTACTAATCTGATTGTGAGCTCTCAAAACCACACTTTCAACGGGCGGTGATTTCGCCCTTTTCGATTGATTTTTACTGGTAGACCCCGTGTAATACTTCCTGTTACTCCTTAATACTCTAAAAGGaacaatattttcattgttGTCTTCCGAAAACTCGTATTTCTTATCAGCTAAACGCCTCTTTCTAAACATACTGAGTTTTTCGCATTTTGTTTCCGCTTCTTCAACAAATTCGTAAGTTTTTTCTGCTATAATTCTATGCGTTTCGTTAAATCTGGACATACTTTCGGCGGGTCTTCGTCTTGGAGATCTCAATGGTGGGCTGATTAATGTTCTAATTGATGGTGATGGACCTTCCCACTCTTCCATTAAATTATGGGATATAGATGATGCCTGAATGCAGAGCTCTTGTCCCATAACATCTGGCAACTGAACTGGCCTGGACATTTGGTATGGTTCGACTTCTAGGTCTGAAAAGTCAGCTAAAATGTTTTGAACAACATTGTTCTGATATTTAGGCGATTGGAAGGGTGCAGAAACGTCTGAAGCTGGCGTACTAGGATTAGtatcaattgaatttatttctTCCCTATCTAATGAGAATTTGCTTTCCTCTGGTGGTTCCGTTCTGTCCTGGTCTGGTTTAACATAATCTATTTCTAATATATGTATGAAATCtgtgtaaattataatttgatttgagTATGCTAATTGGACGACTGGCTCATACATACTAGAATCGGACGTGCAGAAAAACCTTGTGTGTATAGCAAAACTATGTTCTAAACAACGTTTGCTCCAGTTTAAGTCatctgtaacaaataaaaattctcacataaataaataaaaaacacatccCACTCAACAGAAATCGGTAGAATGAGAAGCCTGAGTGGCAGGTTCAGAAACAAAACATATACTTCTGTATGGCCTGTTTAAGCATATATAAGGAGCAGGGATTGAAACAATAACACAATTGTAACTGTGTTATAATATTGGCACAATATTAGCATAACTCACCTTCATCTCTGGAAATAGCTGAGCATTGTCTACATCCTAATCGAGGTACTCCAACAACACTGAGGTAAGATCTTTCAGAACAGGAatctctaaaaaatatatacagatttttaataaatatgctCCATTATATTTCAATGATACTTGTAACTCCCACAACacgattattaaaaaacttgatagattatttttttcaaactatttttaatattataagacaATAGAAATTATGATGtgtcttattatatttaaattttgttaagtcTTAGATATGATTTATGATCTTAAATGTGTTTATGTGATAATCTTAATGTGTGAATAAATGACTAATCTATTAATTTATGTAGATCAATTACTCAATGTAATAACATtacagttatattttatttttaa
Proteins encoded:
- the LOC123654170 gene encoding uncharacterized protein LOC123654170, coding for MDSSVAEESENFVAYNKNEYSKTISNTPTNISTSSSNIVHKLFNREIFGSTSKKPNEKSKKVFDKIPPRLRFCLMDIVPIQYLREHVFMGFSQCGQFLLSFTYSCNTQVYFRESSKFTLHFLSWVPGRIVRPVHSVPLFGDDSVDSKVTISMAQWKHNPGVLVVYGIADSCSERSYLSVVGVPRLGCRQCSAISRDEDDLNWSKRCLEHSFAIHTRFFCTSDSSMYEPVVQLAYSNQIIIYTDFIHILEIDYVKPDQDRTEPPEESKFSLDREEINSIDTNPSTPASDVSAPFQSPKYQNNVVQNILADFSDLEVEPYQMSRPVQLPDVMGQELCIQASSISHNLMEEWEGPSPSIRTLISPPLRSPRRRPAESMSRFNETHRIIAEKTYEFVEEAETKCEKLSMFRKRRLADKKYEFSEDNNENIVPFRVLRSNRKYYTGSTSKNQSKRAKSPPVESVVLRAHNQISRPPSPTTSLDLKNPGLSSLESDRNSESEYRVMEMLDDGSLKTVSVHDNTSKTLSDCPVSPQDPYLVHSGNSKCSKFFTRYFLESDDEITSVITDSEDDCISGYHVALPLSATGAGQALQGLGAGAWERRGGGARALRATQRSLDTELLCNEVCGRLCRLGGKHFVYCFDWGCHVIDVCHSSGCLSGLCAMWLWATEDTALLQCEACKDASAGCLQHRQQYAAQCLFVWDLVTGVYRTERVAMTEDSSQEGTRVSGVERARELAKRLGAVSAPANDNRLLTTLTGKSLKRLTDFDNCVEITKNHPDSSESESESESSEEDSDYD